The Prevotella melaninogenica genome has a segment encoding these proteins:
- a CDS encoding TonB-dependent receptor, whose product MAKRLLIFVLLLTSTVVMLAQNRTVTGTLYDAELKEKVPFAVVQLLKQDSSYVVGATSDEAGSFKITAPTNGRFILKASYVGYKTIFQNITIANEQDVAVGQLDFQVDSRTLKEVKVVTSAPKVVVKADTFQYNASAYRVPEGSTIEALVKKLPGAEVSSDGTIKINGKEVKKILVDGKEFMVGDTKTAMKNLPTSIVQTIKAYDQKSDLSRVTGIDDGNESTVLDFGIKAGMNKGLFSNIDLGIGTHNRYSEKAMGAYFNNKFRMMGFASANNVNDMGFGGGPRGGFGGVRQGLNATKMVGLNMNYDNGNTLQWDGSVRWNHSDGDLNTRVSSENFVASQGSFANRLSQEYTRTNSWDGRFRLEWRPDSVWNIMFRPNFRLTKNDGQVVSSSAAYNADPYETVDDPLSTASIAQLKALGTMVNTQRNMTISYGNTTALGAMLQVNRKLSSNGRNVTLRVDGNYSDSDSKTFSTQDIQYFQLQDALGNDSTYRAYRYNLMPTKSWDYALQATYSEPIARKTYLQFSYQFKYGFSKSDRDTYDLSAMPSGTFGSLQPAYRSWDNYLGLLTNPMASYLDDNLSRYSEYRTYTHDMQVMMRMIRDKWKMNVGVMFQPQHSTYMQDYLGVHVDTARTVFNWSPTFDFRYKFSEQSNLRINYKGTITQPTMSQLLSIVDNTDPQNISVGNPGLKPAFTNNFRLFYNTYKQSHSQALMTFANFSTTRNAIGNSVTYDAITGARTIRPVNVNGNWDADAGLMYNTSIDSAGVWNLHTFTRANFNRYVSYLQLNRTSNLEKNITKSLTLGERLAASYRTSWLELELDGSVDYTNTKNNLQSMSNLRTWQFAYGGTLSLNLPWNMSISTDLHQNSRRGYSDASLNTNELLWNAQISQSMLKGNALTFSLQFYDILRQQSNLSRVINSMSRTDTEYNSINSYIMLRATYRLNLFGGKNAMPKPKDGPDFDRNGPGMGPRPNGRPSGNGGGRPPMGGGFGGF is encoded by the coding sequence ATGGCAAAAAGATTGTTGATTTTTGTTCTACTGCTGACCAGCACTGTTGTGATGCTGGCACAGAACAGAACCGTTACAGGTACGCTCTACGATGCAGAGTTAAAGGAGAAGGTACCATTTGCTGTTGTTCAGCTGTTGAAGCAGGACAGCAGCTATGTTGTTGGTGCCACATCAGATGAAGCAGGAAGCTTTAAGATTACAGCTCCTACAAACGGACGATTCATTTTAAAAGCATCGTATGTAGGCTACAAGACTATTTTTCAGAACATTACCATTGCCAATGAGCAGGATGTGGCGGTGGGTCAGTTAGACTTCCAAGTAGACTCACGCACCTTGAAAGAGGTGAAAGTTGTGACAAGTGCACCGAAAGTTGTCGTAAAAGCCGACACTTTCCAGTACAATGCTTCGGCTTATCGTGTGCCAGAAGGTTCGACAATTGAAGCCCTCGTAAAGAAGTTGCCAGGTGCTGAAGTATCAAGTGATGGAACCATTAAGATTAATGGTAAGGAAGTTAAGAAGATTCTTGTTGATGGAAAGGAGTTCATGGTGGGCGATACCAAGACTGCAATGAAGAATCTCCCTACCTCTATCGTACAAACCATTAAGGCTTACGATCAAAAGAGCGACTTGAGTCGTGTGACTGGTATTGATGATGGTAACGAGTCAACAGTACTCGACTTTGGTATCAAGGCGGGAATGAACAAAGGTTTATTCTCAAATATTGACTTGGGTATCGGTACACACAACCGTTATTCAGAGAAAGCTATGGGTGCCTATTTCAATAATAAGTTCCGTATGATGGGCTTTGCATCAGCCAATAATGTCAACGACATGGGCTTCGGTGGTGGTCCACGTGGCGGCTTCGGTGGCGTAAGACAGGGATTGAATGCGACCAAGATGGTGGGTCTGAACATGAATTATGACAACGGAAACACCCTGCAGTGGGATGGTAGTGTACGTTGGAACCACTCTGATGGCGACCTGAACACACGTGTATCAAGTGAGAACTTCGTAGCAAGTCAGGGTTCATTTGCTAACCGTCTTTCACAAGAATACACCAGAACGAACTCTTGGGATGGCCGTTTTCGCTTGGAGTGGCGTCCTGATTCTGTATGGAATATTATGTTCCGACCCAACTTCAGACTCACTAAGAACGACGGACAGGTGGTTAGTTCTTCTGCTGCCTATAACGCTGACCCATACGAAACAGTTGATGATCCATTGTCAACTGCTTCTATCGCACAGCTGAAAGCATTGGGAACGATGGTGAATACACAGCGTAATATGACCATAAGCTATGGTAATACCACCGCTTTGGGTGCTATGCTGCAGGTGAATCGCAAACTCTCAAGCAACGGACGAAACGTTACTTTGCGTGTAGATGGTAACTATAGTGATTCGGATTCAAAGACCTTCTCAACGCAAGATATTCAGTATTTCCAGTTGCAAGATGCACTCGGAAACGACTCTACTTATCGTGCCTATCGTTACAACCTCATGCCAACAAAGAGTTGGGACTATGCCCTGCAGGCTACTTACAGCGAGCCAATAGCCCGCAAGACTTACCTGCAGTTCAGCTATCAGTTTAAGTATGGCTTCTCAAAGAGCGACCGTGACACCTACGATCTCTCTGCTATGCCATCAGGAACATTCGGTAGTCTGCAACCTGCTTACCGTTCATGGGACAATTATCTCGGACTGCTGACCAACCCTATGGCAAGCTATCTCGATGATAACTTGAGCCGTTACTCTGAGTATCGCACCTATACACACGACATGCAGGTGATGATGCGAATGATTCGTGATAAGTGGAAGATGAACGTGGGTGTGATGTTCCAGCCACAGCACTCTACTTATATGCAGGATTACCTCGGTGTACACGTTGACACAGCACGCACAGTATTCAACTGGAGTCCTACTTTCGACTTCCGTTATAAGTTCAGCGAGCAGAGCAATCTGCGTATCAATTATAAGGGTACAATCACTCAACCTACAATGAGTCAGCTGTTGAGTATCGTCGACAACACTGACCCACAGAATATTTCAGTTGGTAACCCTGGATTGAAGCCAGCCTTCACCAATAACTTCCGCTTGTTCTATAACACGTACAAGCAGAGTCATTCACAGGCGCTGATGACTTTCGCAAACTTCTCAACGACACGCAATGCAATTGGCAACAGTGTGACCTACGATGCGATTACAGGTGCACGTACGATACGGCCAGTGAACGTAAATGGTAACTGGGATGCTGATGCAGGATTGATGTATAACACAAGTATCGACTCCGCTGGCGTATGGAATCTCCACACCTTTACGCGTGCTAACTTCAATCGTTACGTCAGCTATCTGCAGCTTAACAGAACAAGCAACTTAGAGAAGAATATAACGAAGTCATTGACCTTAGGAGAACGACTCGCTGCCAGCTATCGTACCTCTTGGTTAGAACTGGAGTTAGACGGTTCAGTAGATTATACGAACACGAAGAATAATCTTCAGAGTATGAGCAATCTACGCACATGGCAGTTTGCATATGGTGGTACGTTGAGTCTTAACCTCCCTTGGAACATGAGTATCTCTACCGACCTTCACCAGAACAGTCGTCGCGGATATAGCGATGCTTCATTGAACACCAACGAGCTGCTTTGGAATGCGCAAATCTCGCAGAGTATGTTGAAAGGTAATGCACTGACCTTCAGTTTGCAGTTCTATGACATCTTACGTCAGCAGAGCAACCTCTCACGTGTCATCAACTCTATGAGTCGTACAGATACTGAATATAATAGTATTAACAGCTATATCATGCTGCGTGCTACCTACCGTCTGAACCTCTTTGGTGGTAAGAACGCTATGCCTAAGCCAAAGGATGGTCCTGACTTCGACCGTAATGGTCCTGGCATGGGTCCACGTCCAAATGGTCGTCCTTCTGGCAACGGTGGCGGTCGTCCTCCTATGGGCGGTGGATTCGGTGGATTCTAA